One segment of Haloplanus natans DSM 17983 DNA contains the following:
- the metX gene encoding homoserine O-acetyltransferase MetX has translation MTSVESGTRSLGEFTFECGESIDDLEVAYETYGDFEAEGDGSNAVLVCHALTGSQNVASSGVAGTSGQARAWWNDIVGPGKAIDTTEYYVVCANVPGSCYGTSGPPATNPETGEPWGTDFPPVTVGDWTRAQRRLLDELGVGRLHAVVGGSAGGMNVLDWAVQYPDDVARIVPVAAAARLDAQCLALDAIARRAITTDDDWQGGDYYDSAPPTDGLALARQIGHVMYLSKTSMGERFGRRAAGRDAVRSFPADRAAGYFPYREVESYLDYQAEKFVERFDPNSYLYLTRAMDDYDLSEGYESDADALAAFEGEALLMSFTGDWHFTVAQSESLAEACRAAGVPVAHHVVDSDHGHDAFLVEPEKVGPPLRDFLADGLAGRAVHDTAEEEDGTEETDFAPVHNSLFGG, from the coding sequence ATGACCTCCGTCGAGAGCGGGACACGGAGCCTCGGCGAGTTCACCTTCGAGTGCGGGGAGTCCATCGACGACCTGGAGGTCGCCTACGAGACGTACGGCGACTTCGAGGCCGAGGGCGACGGCAGCAACGCCGTCCTGGTCTGTCACGCGCTCACGGGGAGTCAGAACGTCGCCAGTAGCGGCGTCGCGGGCACGTCCGGTCAGGCGCGGGCGTGGTGGAACGACATCGTCGGCCCGGGAAAGGCCATCGACACCACCGAGTACTACGTCGTCTGCGCGAACGTTCCGGGGTCGTGTTACGGCACGTCCGGCCCGCCGGCGACGAACCCGGAGACCGGGGAGCCGTGGGGGACCGACTTCCCGCCCGTCACGGTCGGCGACTGGACGCGGGCACAGCGCCGCCTACTCGACGAACTCGGCGTCGGTCGCCTGCACGCCGTCGTCGGCGGGAGCGCCGGCGGCATGAACGTCCTCGACTGGGCGGTGCAGTATCCGGACGACGTGGCCCGGATCGTCCCCGTCGCGGCCGCGGCACGTCTCGACGCCCAGTGTCTCGCCCTCGACGCCATCGCCCGTCGTGCCATCACCACCGACGACGACTGGCAGGGCGGCGACTACTACGACTCGGCCCCCCCGACCGACGGCCTCGCACTCGCCCGGCAGATCGGCCACGTCATGTACCTCTCGAAGACATCGATGGGCGAGCGGTTCGGCCGTCGGGCCGCCGGCCGCGACGCCGTGCGCTCCTTCCCCGCCGACCGCGCCGCGGGCTACTTCCCCTATCGGGAGGTGGAGTCCTACCTCGACTACCAGGCGGAGAAGTTCGTCGAGCGGTTCGACCCCAACTCCTACCTCTACCTCACCCGCGCGATGGACGACTACGACCTCAGCGAGGGGTACGAGAGCGACGCCGACGCCCTCGCCGCCTTCGAGGGTGAGGCGCTACTCATGTCCTTCACCGGCGACTGGCACTTCACGGTCGCCCAGTCGGAGTCGCTGGCCGAGGCCTGTCGGGCGGCGGGCGTCCCCGTTGCCCACCACGTCGTCGACTCCGACCACGGCCACGACGCCTTCCTCGTCGAACCGGAGAAGGTGGGGCCGCCGCTCCGTGACTTCCTCGCCGACGGCCTCGCCGGGCGGGCGGTCCACGACACCGCCGAAGAAGAGGACGGGACGGAGGAGACGGACTTCGCGCCCGTCCACAACTCGCTGTTCGGCGGTTGA
- a CDS encoding ABC transporter substrate-binding protein has product MSDHTVRRRRFVKAAGVAGVVGLAGCSGGGGGGGDGGDGGDGGGGGDGGDGGDGGSTGDSSSDPILVGTLAPFSQGLGWVGPNAARGRDVALADIEEAGGVLGRGIEINEQDTETTPQAAISGFNTLDSAGVVATLGPSSTVIPNLFQPVKDAQLPMLSISAGTTQLDDVGGPDEYLWRTVPSDAIAGRAQGQYALDNDFTKMAVTYKDDKGSQSFSAAVADYFTSQGGEQVADVPLAINSDSYRSEIQQIADSGADVISMTAGTEVSALFMRNYIEAGLDIPIFIGNDVITADFVKRIGADVMAENPIFGQAPAPGPSYDQFEQAHRDIHGQAPGTFGAAGYDAMNIIALAAQRAGEATRQAITDNINPVARPEGTEVSTFSEGKEELEAGNEINYQGASNPQDFDEDGDPVGPFSVLEVSGGEWSTVTTFSAEDLTS; this is encoded by the coding sequence ATGTCGGACCACACTGTTCGACGGCGGCGATTCGTAAAGGCAGCAGGTGTCGCAGGTGTCGTCGGCCTCGCCGGCTGTTCCGGCGGCGGAGGCGGCGGCGGCGACGGGGGAGATGGTGGCGACGGCGGTGGCGGCGGTGACGGCGGTGACGGCGGTGACGGCGGGAGCACCGGGGACAGCAGCAGTGACCCCATCCTCGTCGGGACGCTCGCACCGTTCAGCCAAGGGCTCGGCTGGGTCGGACCGAACGCCGCTCGCGGCCGCGACGTCGCACTCGCCGACATCGAGGAGGCCGGCGGCGTCCTCGGTCGCGGTATCGAGATCAACGAGCAGGATACGGAGACGACGCCGCAGGCAGCCATCTCGGGGTTCAATACACTCGACAGTGCCGGCGTGGTGGCCACGCTCGGCCCGTCGAGTACGGTGATCCCGAACCTGTTCCAGCCGGTCAAGGACGCTCAGTTGCCGATGCTCTCCATCTCCGCGGGGACGACCCAACTGGACGATGTCGGCGGTCCCGACGAATACCTCTGGCGGACGGTCCCGAGCGACGCCATCGCTGGGCGCGCGCAGGGCCAGTACGCCCTCGACAACGACTTCACCAAGATGGCGGTCACGTACAAGGACGACAAGGGGTCCCAGAGCTTCTCGGCGGCGGTGGCCGACTACTTCACCAGCCAGGGCGGCGAACAGGTCGCGGACGTGCCCCTCGCGATCAACTCCGACTCCTACCGCAGTGAGATTCAGCAGATCGCCGACTCCGGTGCGGACGTCATCTCCATGACCGCCGGGACCGAGGTGTCGGCGCTGTTCATGCGCAACTACATCGAGGCCGGCCTGGACATCCCGATTTTCATCGGGAACGACGTAATTACGGCCGACTTCGTCAAGCGTATCGGCGCCGACGTGATGGCGGAGAACCCGATCTTCGGGCAGGCACCCGCACCCGGTCCGTCCTACGACCAGTTTGAGCAGGCACACCGCGACATACACGGTCAGGCGCCGGGCACGTTCGGCGCGGCCGGTTACGACGCGATGAACATCATCGCGCTGGCGGCCCAGCGCGCCGGCGAGGCCACCCGGCAGGCCATCACGGACAACATCAATCCGGTCGCCCGTCCCGAGGGCACCGAGGTGTCGACGTTCTCCGAAGGGAAAGAAGAACTCGAAGCCGGCAACGAGATCAACTACCAGGGCGCGTCGAACCCGCAGGACTTCGACGAGGACGGCGACCCGGTCGGACCGTTCTCCGTTCTCGAAGTCTCCGGCGGCGAGTGGTCCACGGTGACGACGTTCTCGGCCGAGGACCTGACCTCGTAG
- a CDS encoding branched-chain amino acid ABC transporter permease produces MALVDLLLVVGIIAGVYSLLAIGMNMHWGDTGLLNFAHAAFFAVGAYTSAILTTPPATGSLATRVVGFDLPIVVGIAAGTAIAGVVGVLIALPSVRLEGDYLAIVTLSAAELIRLMIHNEAWLTTGAQTLKNIPRPLDGAIPFSYDLFYFLLVWAIVGVCYLLFERLSSSPFGRVLHAIRENDDVPLALGKNTYMFKLKSFGIGAAVAGLAGGLWAHYVYAISSIMFLPSITFLIWAAVIVGGAGSYGGAILGASVVVGLRQITRFIPGDVPFGDQLSYIRLMIVGVVLILVLYYRPQGLLGDAERLQAGTSE; encoded by the coding sequence ATGGCGCTCGTAGACCTCCTGTTGGTCGTCGGCATCATCGCCGGCGTCTACTCGTTGTTAGCGATCGGTATGAACATGCACTGGGGCGACACCGGGCTGTTGAACTTCGCCCACGCGGCCTTCTTTGCAGTCGGTGCGTACACGTCCGCGATACTCACGACGCCGCCGGCGACCGGCAGCCTCGCGACGCGGGTCGTCGGGTTCGACCTCCCGATCGTCGTCGGCATCGCCGCGGGGACCGCCATCGCCGGCGTCGTCGGCGTGTTGATCGCCCTCCCGAGCGTCCGTCTCGAGGGCGACTACCTGGCGATAGTGACGCTGAGTGCTGCGGAGCTCATCCGGCTGATGATCCACAACGAGGCGTGGCTGACGACGGGGGCCCAGACGCTGAAGAACATCCCCCGACCGCTCGACGGAGCGATTCCGTTCAGCTACGACCTCTTTTATTTCCTCCTCGTGTGGGCCATCGTCGGCGTCTGCTACCTGCTGTTCGAACGGCTCTCGTCCAGTCCGTTCGGGCGGGTGCTCCACGCCATCCGTGAAAACGACGACGTGCCGCTCGCGCTCGGGAAGAACACCTACATGTTCAAGCTGAAGTCGTTCGGCATCGGCGCCGCGGTCGCCGGCCTCGCCGGCGGCCTCTGGGCCCACTACGTCTACGCCATCTCGTCGATCATGTTCCTGCCCAGCATCACGTTCCTGATCTGGGCGGCCGTCATCGTCGGCGGTGCCGGGAGCTACGGCGGTGCGATCCTCGGCGCCAGCGTCGTCGTGGGGCTCCGACAGATCACGCGGTTCATCCCCGGTGATGTGCCCTTCGGCGACCAACTCTCCTACATCCGACTGATGATCGTCGGCGTGGTGTTGATCCTCGTCCTCTACTACCGGCCTCAGGGCCTGCTCGGCGACGCCGAGCGGTTGCAGGCCGGCACCTCGGAGTGA
- a CDS encoding branched-chain amino acid ABC transporter permease — MVLDPQLIWNGLVVGSIISVAALGLTLIFGILNFINIAYGDYMAAGAYVAWAVNAQAGLPIGVAIVAGVLFMSVGSVVLDKLVFQHFRTRSPITLLIVSIGVAFFIRNLLRAIWGPSGHFYDLPLEANPSFAGVRFSIEQVAIIVASLLLLLGVYVMLRRTRIGIAMRAASDDRMLSRIRGVDTEKLVLYVWLIGGAIAGLSGIMLGLDAQIRPNMGFTALIAIFAAVILGGIGDPKGAVAGGYFIGVAQEVSVAVIPTEYKFGVGLVALIIGLLTRPDGLFGEATR, encoded by the coding sequence ATGGTACTCGATCCACAGCTCATCTGGAACGGACTGGTCGTGGGAAGCATCATCTCCGTCGCCGCGTTGGGACTGACGCTCATCTTCGGTATCCTCAATTTCATCAACATCGCGTACGGCGACTACATGGCCGCCGGCGCGTACGTCGCGTGGGCGGTCAACGCACAGGCCGGACTGCCGATCGGCGTCGCCATCGTCGCCGGCGTTCTCTTCATGTCCGTCGGTTCGGTGGTCCTCGACAAACTCGTCTTCCAGCATTTCCGGACACGGAGCCCGATCACGCTGCTCATCGTCTCGATCGGCGTGGCCTTTTTCATCCGGAACCTGCTGCGCGCTATCTGGGGGCCCAGCGGGCACTTCTACGACCTCCCGCTGGAGGCCAACCCCTCGTTCGCGGGGGTCCGGTTCAGCATCGAACAGGTCGCGATCATCGTCGCGAGCCTGCTCCTGTTGCTCGGCGTCTACGTCATGCTCCGCCGGACCCGGATCGGCATCGCGATGCGCGCGGCGTCCGACGATCGGATGCTCTCGCGTATCCGCGGCGTCGACACCGAGAAACTCGTCCTGTACGTCTGGCTGATCGGCGGTGCCATCGCCGGCCTCAGCGGCATCATGCTCGGACTCGACGCCCAGATCCGCCCGAACATGGGGTTCACCGCCCTGATCGCCATCTTCGCGGCGGTCATCCTGGGCGGCATCGGTGACCCCAAGGGCGCCGTCGCCGGCGGCTACTTCATCGGCGTCGCACAGGAAGTGAGCGTCGCCGTCATCCCCACCGAGTACAAGTTCGGGGTCGGGCTCGTGGCGCTCATCATCGGGCTACTCACACGTCCGGACGGCCTGTTCGGGGAGGCGACCCGATGA
- a CDS encoding ABC transporter ATP-binding protein, with the protein MTLLEANGLRKTFGGIIAVDDVSFEVDRNEIVGVIGPNGAGKSTMFKLLAGFHKPDEGTVVLDGEDITDLAPNERTQRGLVRTFQIAQELTGMQVMDNMLLASQNNPGEKVLAAAANTGSVRDFEGNARDRAEELLKFLELWDLREEYAGNLSGGQRKLLELGRALMADPDLLLLDEPMAGVNPDLTDRLLQRIMDLRDERDMTFLVVEHDIEAIMRISDTVIGMHDGGVLSKGTPEEVQSDEQMLEAYLGGEV; encoded by the coding sequence ATGACGCTCCTCGAAGCCAACGGCCTCCGGAAGACGTTCGGCGGCATTATCGCCGTCGACGACGTCTCCTTCGAGGTCGACCGAAACGAAATCGTCGGCGTCATCGGACCGAACGGCGCCGGCAAGTCCACCATGTTCAAACTGCTCGCGGGCTTCCACAAGCCCGACGAGGGGACCGTGGTGCTCGATGGCGAGGACATCACCGACCTCGCGCCCAACGAGCGGACCCAGCGCGGTCTCGTGCGGACCTTCCAGATCGCACAGGAGCTCACCGGGATGCAGGTGATGGACAACATGCTGCTCGCGTCCCAGAACAACCCCGGCGAGAAGGTGCTCGCGGCGGCCGCGAACACCGGCAGCGTCCGCGACTTCGAGGGGAATGCGCGTGACCGCGCCGAGGAACTCCTGAAGTTCCTCGAACTCTGGGACCTGCGCGAGGAGTACGCCGGCAACCTCTCGGGCGGTCAGCGGAAGCTACTGGAACTCGGCCGAGCGCTGATGGCCGACCCCGACCTCCTGTTGCTCGACGAGCCCATGGCCGGCGTCAACCCCGACCTGACCGATCGCCTCCTCCAGCGCATCATGGATCTGCGCGACGAGCGCGACATGACCTTCCTCGTGGTCGAACACGACATCGAGGCCATCATGCGCATCTCCGACACCGTCATCGGGATGCACGACGGTGGGGTGCTCTCGAAGGGGACCCCGGAGGAAGTGCAGTCCGACGAGCAGATGCTCGAAGCGTATCTGGGAGGCGAAGTCTGA
- a CDS encoding ABC transporter ATP-binding protein, which yields MMLLELENVVSGYGDAIIVHGVDMEMEDGEVVTIIGPNGAGKSTLLKTVVGVVEAREGSVYFNGTDLAGKPPEEVVGYGVCYVRQNDNIFPNLSVMENLKMGAWPAEGKDWFDFDERLDEVYDQFPVLEERAEQRAGSLSGGQQQMVAMGTAMILDPDLLVLDEPSAGLAPQLVNEMFEKIVEINDAGTSILMVEQNARAALRRSDRGIVLDMGENRFEGTGEELLDSEEVAELYLGTD from the coding sequence CTGATGTTACTCGAACTCGAGAACGTCGTCAGCGGCTACGGCGACGCGATCATCGTCCACGGTGTCGACATGGAGATGGAGGACGGCGAGGTGGTCACGATCATCGGCCCGAACGGGGCGGGGAAGTCGACCCTGCTGAAGACCGTCGTCGGCGTCGTCGAGGCCCGGGAGGGCTCGGTCTACTTCAACGGCACCGACCTGGCCGGCAAGCCGCCGGAGGAAGTCGTCGGGTACGGCGTCTGTTACGTCCGCCAGAACGACAACATCTTCCCGAACCTCTCGGTCATGGAGAACCTGAAGATGGGCGCGTGGCCCGCCGAGGGCAAGGACTGGTTCGACTTCGACGAGCGACTCGACGAGGTGTACGACCAGTTCCCCGTCCTCGAGGAGCGCGCCGAGCAGCGCGCCGGCTCCCTCAGTGGCGGCCAACAGCAGATGGTCGCGATGGGGACCGCGATGATCCTCGACCCCGATCTGCTCGTCCTCGACGAACCGTCGGCTGGGTTGGCTCCCCAACTCGTCAACGAGATGTTCGAGAAGATCGTCGAGATCAACGACGCCGGCACCTCCATCCTGATGGTCGAGCAGAACGCCAGAGCGGCGCTGAGGCGTTCGGACCGCGGCATCGTCCTCGACATGGGCGAGAACCGGTTCGAAGGCACCGGCGAGGAGTTGCTCGACAGCGAGGAAGTCGCAGAACTCTACCTCGGCACCGACTGA
- a CDS encoding O-acetylhomoserine aminocarboxypropyltransferase/cysteine synthase family protein, giving the protein MADDDQPGFYTRSLHAGQEPDPSTGARAPPIYQTTSYVFDDADDAAGQFALEKEGHIYSRLMNPTVGTLQERLASLEGGVGAAATASGMAALDLATFLLAEAGDNVVTASALYGGTYTYFTHSVERRGITTRFVDTLDYDAYADAIDDDTAYVHLETIGNPALVTPDIERIADTAHDHGVPLFVDNTFATPYLCRPLEHGADLVWDSTTKWLHGSGSTVGGALIDGGTFDWGAHAEDYPEIGQSNPAYHGVNFHETFAPAGFTYAAIARGLRDLGNTQSPFDAWVTLQKLESFPMRMERHCENAMAVAEFLEDHPDVSWVNYPGLESHETHAEASEYLEGGYGGMITFGLSEGYEAAKGTVNNVELASLLANVGDAKTLVIHPASTTHQQLTEEEQEAAGVTPDMIRLSVGLEDVEDIVGDLERAIDAAT; this is encoded by the coding sequence ATGGCAGACGACGATCAGCCCGGATTCTACACCCGAAGCCTGCACGCCGGCCAGGAGCCCGACCCCTCGACGGGCGCCCGTGCACCGCCCATCTACCAGACCACCTCGTACGTCTTCGACGACGCCGACGACGCCGCCGGGCAGTTCGCCCTCGAGAAGGAGGGCCACATCTACTCGCGGCTAATGAACCCCACCGTCGGCACCCTGCAGGAACGCCTCGCCTCCTTGGAAGGTGGCGTCGGCGCCGCCGCCACCGCGTCGGGCATGGCCGCCCTCGACCTCGCGACCTTTCTGCTGGCGGAGGCGGGGGATAACGTCGTCACCGCGTCGGCGCTCTACGGCGGCACGTACACGTACTTCACCCACTCCGTCGAGCGCCGCGGCATCACGACGAGGTTCGTCGACACGCTCGACTACGACGCCTACGCCGACGCCATCGACGACGACACCGCGTACGTCCACCTCGAAACCATCGGCAACCCGGCTCTGGTGACCCCGGATATCGAGCGAATCGCGGACACCGCACACGACCACGGCGTCCCGCTCTTCGTCGACAACACCTTCGCCACCCCCTACCTCTGTCGCCCCCTCGAACACGGCGCGGACCTCGTGTGGGACTCGACGACCAAGTGGCTCCACGGGTCGGGATCGACCGTCGGCGGCGCGCTGATAGACGGCGGCACCTTCGACTGGGGCGCCCACGCGGAGGACTACCCCGAAATCGGGCAGTCGAACCCCGCTTACCACGGCGTCAACTTCCACGAGACGTTCGCCCCCGCGGGCTTCACGTACGCCGCCATCGCCCGCGGCCTGCGCGACCTGGGCAACACCCAATCGCCGTTCGACGCCTGGGTCACCCTCCAGAAACTGGAGTCGTTCCCGATGCGGATGGAACGCCACTGCGAGAACGCGATGGCCGTCGCGGAGTTCTTAGAGGACCACCCCGACGTGAGTTGGGTCAACTACCCCGGCCTGGAGTCCCACGAAACCCACGCGGAAGCCAGCGAGTATCTGGAGGGCGGCTACGGCGGCATGATCACCTTCGGGCTCAGCGAGGGCTACGAGGCCGCGAAGGGCACCGTGAACAACGTCGAACTCGCCTCTCTCCTCGCCAACGTCGGCGACGCGAAGACGCTGGTTATCCACCCCGCCTCGACGACTCACCAGCAGTTGACCGAGGAAGAACAGGAGGCAGCGGGCGTCACGCCCGACATGATCCGGCTCTCCGTGGGACTGGAAGACGTCGAGGACATCGTCGGCGACTTAGAGCGGGCCATCGACGCCGCGACCTGA
- the serB gene encoding phosphoserine phosphatase SerB: MRLVAFDFDGTLSDSEMTVLLGEQCGVADRMAEVTERAMNDEISYADSLRERASLLDGLPLDDAEEAFGGVRLREGAASLFGRLNDAGHHTAILTGGFERGVSRALDREGVTVDTVVANRLPASGGHLTGEVEGPLIEGTKDEALESLAADHDLPLSRTVAVGDGANDLPMLEVAGLSVGFLPKPAVRPACDVVVASMDRLGRVFEERGLLDAA; this comes from the coding sequence ATGCGACTCGTCGCGTTCGACTTCGACGGCACGCTTTCCGACTCCGAGATGACGGTCCTCCTCGGCGAACAGTGCGGCGTCGCCGACCGGATGGCCGAGGTGACCGAGCGGGCGATGAACGACGAGATCAGCTACGCCGACAGCCTGCGCGAGCGTGCGTCGCTCCTCGACGGCCTTCCCCTCGACGACGCCGAGGAGGCCTTCGGCGGGGTACGCCTCCGCGAGGGCGCCGCTTCCCTCTTCGGCCGCCTGAACGACGCCGGTCACCACACGGCCATCCTGACCGGCGGGTTCGAGCGCGGCGTCTCCCGCGCCCTCGACCGCGAGGGCGTGACCGTCGACACCGTCGTCGCCAACCGCCTCCCCGCGAGCGGCGGCCACCTCACCGGCGAGGTCGAGGGGCCGCTGATCGAGGGGACGAAAGACGAGGCGCTCGAATCCCTCGCCGCCGATCACGACCTCCCCCTCTCACGGACCGTCGCAGTCGGCGACGGCGCCAACGACCTCCCGATGCTCGAAGTCGCCGGCCTCTCGGTCGGCTTCCTCCCCAAACCCGCAGTGCGTCCCGCCTGCGACGTGGTCGTGGCGTCGATGGATCGGCTGGGCCGGGTGTTCGAGGAGCGCGGCTTGCTCGACGCCGCGTAG
- the serA gene encoding phosphoglycerate dehydrogenase, which yields MKVLVTDPIADAGLDRLREAGHEVETAYDIEGEALLDAVSDANALVVRSGTDVTEAVFEAAPNLVIVGRAGIGVDNIDIDAATDHGVIVANAPEGNVRAAAEHTVAMAFATARSIPQAHVRLRAGEWAKSDYLGTEVNGKTLGVVGLGRVGQEVAKRLGSLGMDLVAFDPYISEERADQLGAELVDFEACLERADFLTVHTPLTPETEGMIAADELALMEGGYLVNCARGGVVDEPALAAAVENGTLDGAAVDVFADEPVAPDNPLLAVEDVVVTPHLGASTEAAQEHVATSIADQIVAAFENEPVANALNAPSIDESAFPRVQPYIDLAETAGKIAAQMFDGRISEVRVRYEGDIAGEDVEFVTASALKGVFEPLEWQVNAVNAPKIAEERGIEVTEEKTRQSEDFQSLVTVTVGDGEDEVGASGSLFTGDDPRIVRLDGYRVDAVPAGQMLVVRNYDRPGVLGLIGTVLGDNDVNIAGMFNGRETVGGEAMTVYNLDEPVPEGVVAEISADERIIDVKEITLGNGEED from the coding sequence ATGAAGGTACTCGTCACGGACCCGATCGCAGACGCGGGGCTCGACCGCCTTCGGGAGGCGGGTCACGAGGTGGAGACGGCCTACGACATCGAGGGAGAGGCGCTCCTCGACGCCGTCTCCGACGCCAACGCACTCGTGGTGCGCTCGGGGACGGACGTGACCGAGGCAGTGTTCGAGGCGGCGCCGAATCTCGTCATCGTCGGGCGCGCGGGCATCGGCGTCGACAACATCGACATCGACGCCGCGACGGACCACGGCGTCATCGTCGCCAACGCGCCGGAGGGGAACGTCCGGGCCGCCGCGGAACACACCGTCGCGATGGCCTTTGCCACCGCCCGCTCCATCCCGCAGGCACACGTTCGCCTCCGGGCCGGCGAGTGGGCCAAAAGCGACTACCTCGGGACGGAGGTCAACGGCAAGACGCTCGGTGTCGTCGGCCTCGGGCGCGTCGGACAGGAGGTAGCCAAGCGACTCGGCTCGCTCGGGATGGATCTCGTCGCGTTCGACCCTTATATTAGCGAGGAGCGGGCCGACCAGCTCGGCGCCGAACTCGTCGACTTCGAGGCGTGTCTCGAACGCGCGGACTTCCTGACGGTGCATACGCCACTCACGCCCGAAACGGAGGGGATGATCGCCGCGGACGAACTCGCTCTGATGGAGGGCGGCTACCTCGTCAACTGCGCGCGCGGCGGGGTCGTCGACGAACCGGCGCTCGCGGCCGCCGTCGAAAACGGCACGCTCGACGGCGCCGCAGTCGACGTGTTCGCGGACGAACCCGTCGCGCCGGACAACCCCCTGTTGGCCGTCGAGGACGTGGTCGTCACGCCTCATCTCGGCGCCTCGACGGAGGCCGCCCAGGAACACGTCGCGACGAGCATCGCGGACCAGATCGTCGCCGCGTTCGAGAACGAACCCGTCGCGAACGCGCTGAACGCCCCCTCGATCGACGAGAGCGCCTTTCCCCGCGTCCAACCCTACATCGACCTCGCGGAGACGGCGGGCAAGATCGCCGCCCAGATGTTCGACGGCCGCATCTCCGAGGTGCGCGTGCGCTACGAGGGCGACATCGCCGGCGAGGACGTGGAGTTCGTCACCGCGAGCGCGCTCAAGGGCGTCTTCGAACCCCTGGAGTGGCAGGTAAACGCCGTCAACGCGCCGAAAATCGCCGAGGAGCGCGGTATCGAGGTGACCGAAGAGAAGACCCGACAGAGCGAGGACTTCCAGAGCCTCGTCACCGTCACCGTCGGCGACGGCGAGGACGAGGTCGGCGCCTCCGGTTCGCTGTTCACCGGCGACGATCCGCGGATCGTCCGCCTCGACGGCTACCGCGTCGACGCCGTCCCGGCCGGCCAGATGCTCGTCGTGCGCAACTACGACCGCCCCGGCGTCCTCGGCCTGATCGGAACCGTCCTGGGCGACAACGACGTGAACATCGCGGGGATGTTCAACGGGCGCGAGACGGTGGGCGGCGAGGCGATGACGGTGTACAACCTCGACGAACCGGTGCCCGAGGGGGTCGTCGCCGAGATCAGCGCCGACGAGCGGATCATCGACGTGAAAGAGATCACGCTCGGCAACGGCGAGGAGGACTAG
- the thrC gene encoding threonine synthase: MSTSLDLTAPTPAAPAVADDGVWLACIECGETYAPFESIRYTCDACDGLLEVRYADPPTFADFEGRERGVWRYADALPFDEGVSLPEGDTPLHHVPRLEDEVGVERLRIKHEGMNPTGAFKDRGMTVGVRVAKELGVGRLACASTGNTSAALAAYGARGGMETLVLLPAGKVASGKIAQAALHDARILEVDGNFDDCLDIVQDLAAAGEVYLLNSLNPFRLEGQKTIGLEILEEFMADHGTYPDRIVLPVGNAGNTAALYKCFRELVQSGALAPADVPKLTGVQAEGAAPMVEAIEEGNDEIRRWPDVETIATAIRIGNPVNAPKALPGIRNTGGTAISVSDEAITDAQRALASEGVGVEPASATSVAGLRKLRERGVVAPDEQVVCLTTGHLLKDPDAAFEAGNDPEPVPNDAEAVLDHIAE; the protein is encoded by the coding sequence ATGAGTACTAGCCTCGATCTGACCGCGCCGACCCCCGCGGCGCCGGCCGTCGCCGACGACGGCGTCTGGCTCGCCTGTATCGAGTGCGGCGAGACGTACGCCCCCTTCGAGTCGATCCGGTACACCTGCGACGCCTGTGACGGGCTGTTGGAGGTTCGCTACGCCGACCCGCCGACGTTCGCGGACTTCGAGGGCCGCGAGCGCGGTGTCTGGCGCTACGCCGACGCGCTCCCCTTCGACGAGGGCGTCTCGCTTCCCGAGGGCGATACGCCGCTTCACCACGTCCCGCGTCTGGAAGACGAGGTTGGCGTCGAGCGCCTCCGGATCAAACACGAGGGGATGAACCCGACCGGGGCGTTCAAGGATCGGGGCATGACGGTCGGCGTCCGCGTCGCGAAGGAACTCGGCGTCGGCCGTCTCGCCTGCGCCTCGACGGGGAACACGAGCGCGGCGCTCGCGGCCTACGGCGCCCGCGGCGGCATGGAGACGCTCGTGCTCCTCCCCGCGGGGAAGGTGGCGTCGGGCAAGATCGCCCAGGCCGCGCTCCACGACGCCCGCATCCTCGAAGTCGACGGCAACTTCGACGACTGCCTCGACATCGTCCAGGACCTCGCCGCCGCGGGCGAGGTGTACCTGCTCAACTCGCTGAACCCCTTCCGGCTGGAGGGGCAGAAGACCATCGGGCTGGAGATTTTAGAGGAGTTCATGGCCGATCACGGCACGTATCCCGATCGCATCGTCCTCCCCGTCGGCAACGCGGGCAACACCGCGGCGCTGTACAAATGCTTCCGGGAACTCGTCCAGAGCGGGGCGCTCGCGCCCGCCGACGTGCCGAAACTCACCGGCGTCCAGGCCGAGGGCGCGGCGCCGATGGTCGAAGCGATCGAGGAGGGCAACGACGAGATCCGTCGGTGGCCCGACGTGGAGACCATCGCCACCGCCATCCGCATCGGCAACCCGGTGAACGCGCCGAAGGCGCTGCCGGGCATCCGAAATACGGGCGGGACCGCCATCTCCGTCTCCGACGAGGCGATCACCGACGCCCAGCGAGCCCTCGCGAGCGAGGGCGTCGGCGTCGAACCCGCCTCCGCCACCTCCGTCGCCGGCCTCCGGAAACTCCGGGAGCGGGGCGTCGTCGCCCCCGACGAGCAGGTCGTCTGTCTCACGACGGGTCACCTGCTGAAAGACCCCGACGCCGCCTTCGAGGCGGGCAACGATCCCGAACCCGTCCCGAACGACGCCGAGGCGGTGCTTGACCACATCGCGGAGTAG